Proteins co-encoded in one Cyprinus carpio isolate SPL01 chromosome B5, ASM1834038v1, whole genome shotgun sequence genomic window:
- the LOC109093475 gene encoding forkhead box protein N4-like isoform X4, producing MTVAGGAGSAIHLQSEMQHSPLAISSMPQFSPGFPCAASMYQTAPQQVLTFTQANQQCSPSGIYGSYNSQSLFPQPRITAHNQDLQPKTFPKPIYSYSCLIAMALKNSKTGSLPVSEIYSFMKEHFPYFKTAPDGWKNSVRHNLSLNKCFEKVENKMSGSSRKGCLWALNPAKIDKMEEEMRKWKRKDLPAIRRSMANPDELDKLITDRPESCRQKSIETGMTRLPSCPPGPTLPIPAQMQPQPVVTLSLQCLPMHQHLQLQLQNQSRLAPASPAPAQTPPLHTIPDLTNKQHSDFYTIHTDVNSEVDALDPSIMDFTWQGNLWEEMKDDSFNLEALGTLSNSPLRLSDCDLDTGNVTPVSNAGGLPYPDLQVTGLYSSYSAVDAFSNQYMNTQGGTKPIVLL from the exons ATGACGGTAGCAGGAGGAGCAGGATCTGCGATTCATCTACAGAGTGAAATGCAGCACAGCCCTCTGGCCATCAGTAGC aTGCCCCAGTTTTCCCCTGGGTTTCCGTGTGCCGCATCAATGTACCAGACCGCCCCTCAACAAGTTCTCACTTTCACTCAGGCAAACCAACAG TGTTCTCCCAGTGGGATTTATGGTAGCTACAACAGCCAGAGTCTATTTCCTCAACCTCGAATAACTGCTCACAACCAGGACTTGCAGCCCAAGACTTTTCCTAAACCCATCTACTCCTACAG CTGTCTGATTGCCATGGCTTTGAAGAACAGCAAAACAGGCAGCCTTCCTGTTAGTGAGATCTACAGCTTTATGAAAGAGCACTTCCCTTATTTCAAG ACAGCACCTGATGGATGGAAAAATTCTGTACGCCACAACTTGTCCTTGAACAAGTGCTTCGAGAAGGTGGAGAACAAGATGAGTGGTTCCTCCAGAAAGGGCTGTCTTTGGGCACTCAATCCTGCAAAGATTGATAAAATGGAGGAAGAGATGCGGAAATGGAAACGCAAAGATCTCCCAGCCATCCGTCGCAGCATGGCCAATCCAG ATGAATTAGACAAACTCATTACAGACAGACCGGAGAGCTGCAGACAAAAGTCCATTGAGACTGGCATGACTCGCTTGCCCAGCTGCCCACCAGGACCGACCCTCCCAATACCAGCGCAGATGCAGCCCCAACCAGTGGTCACTCTCTCTCTACAGTGCCTCCCCATGCATCAGCACCTTCAACTGCAGCTCCAGAATCAGTCTCGCTTGGCTCCGGCCTCCCCTGCTCCTGCTCAGACACCCCCTCTCCACACCATCCCCGACCTGACAAACAAGCAGCACAGCGACTTCTACACGATTCACACTGACGTGAATTCAGAGGTGGACGCACTGGACCCAAGTATTATGGACTTCACCTGGCAAG GAAACCTGTGGGAGGAGATGAAGGATGACAGCTTTAACCTGGAGGCGTTAGGTACACTCAGTAACTCCCCACTTCGGCTGTCTGACTGTGACCTGGACACTGGCAATGTCACACCTGTGTCCAATGCAGGAGGACTGCCTTACCCAGACCTGCAGGTGACAGGCCTCTACTCTTCATACTCGGCTGTGGATGCCTTTTCTAACCAGTACATGAACACACAAGGAGGAACAAAGCCTATCGTTTTGCTTTAA
- the LOC109093475 gene encoding forkhead box protein N4-like isoform X2 — translation MKTLYRVTTPPHKTTGGRLCVQCGLTSTSFSDPLPATPLRLLTTDPSQLKDELPGDLQSLSWLTSVDVPRLQQIGSGRPDFSSSAQNTLLERQTAQLNSMTVAGGAGSAIHLQSEMQHSPLAISSMPQFSPGFPCAASMYQTAPQQVLTFTQANQQCSPSGIYGSYNSQSLFPQPRITAHNQDLQPKTFPKPIYSYSCLIAMALKNSKTGSLPVSEIYSFMKEHFPYFKTAPDGWKNSVRHNLSLNKCFEKVENKMSGSSRKGCLWALNPAKIDKMEEEMRKWKRKDLPAIRRSMANPDELDKLITDRPESCRQKSIETGMTRLPSCPPGPTLPIPAQMQPQPVVTLSLQCLPMHQHLQLQLQNQSRLAPASPAPAQTPPLHTIPDLTNKQHSDFYTIHTDVNSEVDALDPSIMDFTWQGNLWEEMKDDSFNLEALGTLSNSPLRLSDCDLDTGNVTPVSNAGGLPYPDLQVTGLYSSYSAVDAFSNQYMNTQGGTKPIVLL, via the exons GTGGCAGACTGTGTGTGCAGTGTGGCTTGACCTCCACCTCCTTCAGCGACCCCCTCCCAGCTACCCCCCTTAG ACTCCTGACTACAGACCCTTCGCAGCTGAAGGACGAGCTGCCTGGCGATCTTCAGTCCCTGTCCTGGCTCACCTCTGTGGATGTTCCCCGACTGCAGCAGATAGGATCTGGACGACCCGATTTTTCCAGTTCTGCTCAGAACACACTGCTGGAGCGGCAGACAG CTCAGCTGAATAGCATGACGGTAGCAGGAGGAGCAGGATCTGCGATTCATCTACAGAGTGAAATGCAGCACAGCCCTCTGGCCATCAGTAGC aTGCCCCAGTTTTCCCCTGGGTTTCCGTGTGCCGCATCAATGTACCAGACCGCCCCTCAACAAGTTCTCACTTTCACTCAGGCAAACCAACAG TGTTCTCCCAGTGGGATTTATGGTAGCTACAACAGCCAGAGTCTATTTCCTCAACCTCGAATAACTGCTCACAACCAGGACTTGCAGCCCAAGACTTTTCCTAAACCCATCTACTCCTACAG CTGTCTGATTGCCATGGCTTTGAAGAACAGCAAAACAGGCAGCCTTCCTGTTAGTGAGATCTACAGCTTTATGAAAGAGCACTTCCCTTATTTCAAG ACAGCACCTGATGGATGGAAAAATTCTGTACGCCACAACTTGTCCTTGAACAAGTGCTTCGAGAAGGTGGAGAACAAGATGAGTGGTTCCTCCAGAAAGGGCTGTCTTTGGGCACTCAATCCTGCAAAGATTGATAAAATGGAGGAAGAGATGCGGAAATGGAAACGCAAAGATCTCCCAGCCATCCGTCGCAGCATGGCCAATCCAG ATGAATTAGACAAACTCATTACAGACAGACCGGAGAGCTGCAGACAAAAGTCCATTGAGACTGGCATGACTCGCTTGCCCAGCTGCCCACCAGGACCGACCCTCCCAATACCAGCGCAGATGCAGCCCCAACCAGTGGTCACTCTCTCTCTACAGTGCCTCCCCATGCATCAGCACCTTCAACTGCAGCTCCAGAATCAGTCTCGCTTGGCTCCGGCCTCCCCTGCTCCTGCTCAGACACCCCCTCTCCACACCATCCCCGACCTGACAAACAAGCAGCACAGCGACTTCTACACGATTCACACTGACGTGAATTCAGAGGTGGACGCACTGGACCCAAGTATTATGGACTTCACCTGGCAAG GAAACCTGTGGGAGGAGATGAAGGATGACAGCTTTAACCTGGAGGCGTTAGGTACACTCAGTAACTCCCCACTTCGGCTGTCTGACTGTGACCTGGACACTGGCAATGTCACACCTGTGTCCAATGCAGGAGGACTGCCTTACCCAGACCTGCAGGTGACAGGCCTCTACTCTTCATACTCGGCTGTGGATGCCTTTTCTAACCAGTACATGAACACACAAGGAGGAACAAAGCCTATCGTTTTGCTTTAA
- the LOC109093475 gene encoding forkhead box protein N4-like isoform X1, which yields MIESGITSRMSGIHENPVQSHHTSAQDYRIIFQKLQTRAIRVLKAMSPSSSFNAVIYSGGRLCVQCGLTSTSFSDPLPATPLRLLTTDPSQLKDELPGDLQSLSWLTSVDVPRLQQIGSGRPDFSSSAQNTLLERQTAQLNSMTVAGGAGSAIHLQSEMQHSPLAISSMPQFSPGFPCAASMYQTAPQQVLTFTQANQQCSPSGIYGSYNSQSLFPQPRITAHNQDLQPKTFPKPIYSYSCLIAMALKNSKTGSLPVSEIYSFMKEHFPYFKTAPDGWKNSVRHNLSLNKCFEKVENKMSGSSRKGCLWALNPAKIDKMEEEMRKWKRKDLPAIRRSMANPDELDKLITDRPESCRQKSIETGMTRLPSCPPGPTLPIPAQMQPQPVVTLSLQCLPMHQHLQLQLQNQSRLAPASPAPAQTPPLHTIPDLTNKQHSDFYTIHTDVNSEVDALDPSIMDFTWQGNLWEEMKDDSFNLEALGTLSNSPLRLSDCDLDTGNVTPVSNAGGLPYPDLQVTGLYSSYSAVDAFSNQYMNTQGGTKPIVLL from the exons gatCATTTTTCAGAAGCTCCAAACCAGAGCAATCAGGGTGCTCAAGGCCATGTCCCCAAGTTCTTCCTTCAATGCTGTAATTTATTCAGGTGGCAGACTGTGTGTGCAGTGTGGCTTGACCTCCACCTCCTTCAGCGACCCCCTCCCAGCTACCCCCCTTAG ACTCCTGACTACAGACCCTTCGCAGCTGAAGGACGAGCTGCCTGGCGATCTTCAGTCCCTGTCCTGGCTCACCTCTGTGGATGTTCCCCGACTGCAGCAGATAGGATCTGGACGACCCGATTTTTCCAGTTCTGCTCAGAACACACTGCTGGAGCGGCAGACAG CTCAGCTGAATAGCATGACGGTAGCAGGAGGAGCAGGATCTGCGATTCATCTACAGAGTGAAATGCAGCACAGCCCTCTGGCCATCAGTAGC aTGCCCCAGTTTTCCCCTGGGTTTCCGTGTGCCGCATCAATGTACCAGACCGCCCCTCAACAAGTTCTCACTTTCACTCAGGCAAACCAACAG TGTTCTCCCAGTGGGATTTATGGTAGCTACAACAGCCAGAGTCTATTTCCTCAACCTCGAATAACTGCTCACAACCAGGACTTGCAGCCCAAGACTTTTCCTAAACCCATCTACTCCTACAG CTGTCTGATTGCCATGGCTTTGAAGAACAGCAAAACAGGCAGCCTTCCTGTTAGTGAGATCTACAGCTTTATGAAAGAGCACTTCCCTTATTTCAAG ACAGCACCTGATGGATGGAAAAATTCTGTACGCCACAACTTGTCCTTGAACAAGTGCTTCGAGAAGGTGGAGAACAAGATGAGTGGTTCCTCCAGAAAGGGCTGTCTTTGGGCACTCAATCCTGCAAAGATTGATAAAATGGAGGAAGAGATGCGGAAATGGAAACGCAAAGATCTCCCAGCCATCCGTCGCAGCATGGCCAATCCAG ATGAATTAGACAAACTCATTACAGACAGACCGGAGAGCTGCAGACAAAAGTCCATTGAGACTGGCATGACTCGCTTGCCCAGCTGCCCACCAGGACCGACCCTCCCAATACCAGCGCAGATGCAGCCCCAACCAGTGGTCACTCTCTCTCTACAGTGCCTCCCCATGCATCAGCACCTTCAACTGCAGCTCCAGAATCAGTCTCGCTTGGCTCCGGCCTCCCCTGCTCCTGCTCAGACACCCCCTCTCCACACCATCCCCGACCTGACAAACAAGCAGCACAGCGACTTCTACACGATTCACACTGACGTGAATTCAGAGGTGGACGCACTGGACCCAAGTATTATGGACTTCACCTGGCAAG GAAACCTGTGGGAGGAGATGAAGGATGACAGCTTTAACCTGGAGGCGTTAGGTACACTCAGTAACTCCCCACTTCGGCTGTCTGACTGTGACCTGGACACTGGCAATGTCACACCTGTGTCCAATGCAGGAGGACTGCCTTACCCAGACCTGCAGGTGACAGGCCTCTACTCTTCATACTCGGCTGTGGATGCCTTTTCTAACCAGTACATGAACACACAAGGAGGAACAAAGCCTATCGTTTTGCTTTAA
- the LOC109093475 gene encoding forkhead box protein N4-like isoform X3: MIESGITSRMSGIHENPVQSHHTSAQDYRLLTTDPSQLKDELPGDLQSLSWLTSVDVPRLQQIGSGRPDFSSSAQNTLLERQTAQLNSMTVAGGAGSAIHLQSEMQHSPLAISSMPQFSPGFPCAASMYQTAPQQVLTFTQANQQCSPSGIYGSYNSQSLFPQPRITAHNQDLQPKTFPKPIYSYSCLIAMALKNSKTGSLPVSEIYSFMKEHFPYFKTAPDGWKNSVRHNLSLNKCFEKVENKMSGSSRKGCLWALNPAKIDKMEEEMRKWKRKDLPAIRRSMANPDELDKLITDRPESCRQKSIETGMTRLPSCPPGPTLPIPAQMQPQPVVTLSLQCLPMHQHLQLQLQNQSRLAPASPAPAQTPPLHTIPDLTNKQHSDFYTIHTDVNSEVDALDPSIMDFTWQGNLWEEMKDDSFNLEALGTLSNSPLRLSDCDLDTGNVTPVSNAGGLPYPDLQVTGLYSSYSAVDAFSNQYMNTQGGTKPIVLL, encoded by the exons ACTCCTGACTACAGACCCTTCGCAGCTGAAGGACGAGCTGCCTGGCGATCTTCAGTCCCTGTCCTGGCTCACCTCTGTGGATGTTCCCCGACTGCAGCAGATAGGATCTGGACGACCCGATTTTTCCAGTTCTGCTCAGAACACACTGCTGGAGCGGCAGACAG CTCAGCTGAATAGCATGACGGTAGCAGGAGGAGCAGGATCTGCGATTCATCTACAGAGTGAAATGCAGCACAGCCCTCTGGCCATCAGTAGC aTGCCCCAGTTTTCCCCTGGGTTTCCGTGTGCCGCATCAATGTACCAGACCGCCCCTCAACAAGTTCTCACTTTCACTCAGGCAAACCAACAG TGTTCTCCCAGTGGGATTTATGGTAGCTACAACAGCCAGAGTCTATTTCCTCAACCTCGAATAACTGCTCACAACCAGGACTTGCAGCCCAAGACTTTTCCTAAACCCATCTACTCCTACAG CTGTCTGATTGCCATGGCTTTGAAGAACAGCAAAACAGGCAGCCTTCCTGTTAGTGAGATCTACAGCTTTATGAAAGAGCACTTCCCTTATTTCAAG ACAGCACCTGATGGATGGAAAAATTCTGTACGCCACAACTTGTCCTTGAACAAGTGCTTCGAGAAGGTGGAGAACAAGATGAGTGGTTCCTCCAGAAAGGGCTGTCTTTGGGCACTCAATCCTGCAAAGATTGATAAAATGGAGGAAGAGATGCGGAAATGGAAACGCAAAGATCTCCCAGCCATCCGTCGCAGCATGGCCAATCCAG ATGAATTAGACAAACTCATTACAGACAGACCGGAGAGCTGCAGACAAAAGTCCATTGAGACTGGCATGACTCGCTTGCCCAGCTGCCCACCAGGACCGACCCTCCCAATACCAGCGCAGATGCAGCCCCAACCAGTGGTCACTCTCTCTCTACAGTGCCTCCCCATGCATCAGCACCTTCAACTGCAGCTCCAGAATCAGTCTCGCTTGGCTCCGGCCTCCCCTGCTCCTGCTCAGACACCCCCTCTCCACACCATCCCCGACCTGACAAACAAGCAGCACAGCGACTTCTACACGATTCACACTGACGTGAATTCAGAGGTGGACGCACTGGACCCAAGTATTATGGACTTCACCTGGCAAG GAAACCTGTGGGAGGAGATGAAGGATGACAGCTTTAACCTGGAGGCGTTAGGTACACTCAGTAACTCCCCACTTCGGCTGTCTGACTGTGACCTGGACACTGGCAATGTCACACCTGTGTCCAATGCAGGAGGACTGCCTTACCCAGACCTGCAGGTGACAGGCCTCTACTCTTCATACTCGGCTGTGGATGCCTTTTCTAACCAGTACATGAACACACAAGGAGGAACAAAGCCTATCGTTTTGCTTTAA